CCGGTCGTCCGTGCCGCGTCGCGGACATCGACGAGCCTTCCGCCCTCGATGTCGACGCGGACCGCTGTTTCGGCATCGTCCGTCTTGGTTACGAGTTCGACGCGCGCGACCGAGGCGATCGACGCCAACGCCTCGCCGCGAAATCCGAGCGTCGCAATACGTCCGAGATCCTCGAGCGACGCTATCTTCGAAGTCGCGTGTCGTTCGAACGCGAGCAGCGCGTCATCACGATTCATCCTGACGCCGTCGTCCGTGATCCGCATCAGTCGCCGTCCGCCGAGTTCGATCTCGACCCGTATCCGCGTCGCGCCGGCATCGATGGAGTTTTCGATCAGCTCCTTGACG
The DNA window shown above is from Acidobacteriota bacterium and carries:
- a CDS encoding ATP-binding protein, with the translated sequence MNTNRILPDNLANQIAAGEVVERPASVVKELIENSIDAGATRIRVEIELGGRRLMRITDDGVRMNRDDALLAFERHATSKIASLEDLGRIATLGFRGEALASIASVARVELVTKTDDAETAVRVDIEGGRLVDVRDAARTTGTTISVRDLFSTRRRGASLCGPRRPRIFT